In Macrobrachium rosenbergii isolate ZJJX-2024 chromosome 48, ASM4041242v1, whole genome shotgun sequence, one DNA window encodes the following:
- the LOC136831480 gene encoding neurofilament light polypeptide-like, producing MFHQGARNHMKKAREEEERRREKAEQEGEGSGSEEEETESDEEKEEENEGEKEAESEKEEEKESGDEEEDDDENK from the coding sequence ATGTTCCACCAAGGCGCCCGTAACCACATGAAGAAGGccagggaggaagaggaaagacgCAGGGAGAAGGCAGAACAAGAGGGAGAAGGCTCAGGCTCAGAGGAGGAAGAAACGGAGTCGGacgaagagaaagaagaggagaacgAAGGAGAGAAGGAGGctgagagtgagaaagaggaagagaaggaatccggtgatgaagaggaagatgatgacgAAAACAAGTAG